In the genome of Streptococcus mitis, one region contains:
- a CDS encoding capsular biosynthesis protein — protein sequence MPNYNIPFSPPDITEAEIAEVADTLRSGWITTGPKTKELERRLSQYTQTPKTVCLNSATAALELILRVLEVGPGDEVIVPAMTYTASCSVITHVGATPVMVDIQADTFEMDYDLLEQAITEKTKVIIPVELAGIVCDYDRLFQVVENKRDLFVASSKWQKAFNRIVIVSDSAHALGSTYKGQPAGSIADFTSFSFHAVKNFTTAEGGSATWKANPAIDDEEMYKEFQILSLHGQTKDALAKMQLGSWEYDIVTPAYKCNMTDIMASLGLVQLDRYPSLLQRRKDIVDRYDRGFAGSRIHPLAHETETVESSRHLYITHVEGASLEERNLIIQELAKAGIASNVHYKPLPLLTAYKNLGFDMANYPKAYAFFENEITLPLHTKLSDEEVDYIIETFKTVSEKVLTLSKKS from the coding sequence ATGCCAAATTACAATATTCCATTTTCACCACCCGATATTACGGAAGCAGAAATTGCTGAAGTAGCTGATACCCTGCGTTCTGGTTGGATCACAACAGGTCCTAAGACAAAAGAACTAGAGCGTCGCTTGTCGCAATACACACAGACACCTAAGACTGTCTGTCTCAACTCTGCGACTGCCGCGCTTGAGTTGATTTTGCGTGTGCTTGAAGTGGGACCTGGTGATGAAGTCATCGTTCCAGCTATGACCTATACAGCTTCATGTAGTGTCATCACTCACGTAGGAGCAACCCCTGTCATGGTGGATATCCAAGCAGATACGTTTGAGATGGATTATGATCTGCTGGAGCAAGCAATCACTGAAAAGACAAAGGTGATCATCCCAGTAGAGCTTGCAGGGATTGTTTGTGACTATGACCGTTTGTTCCAAGTTGTGGAAAACAAACGTGACTTGTTTGTTGCTTCAAGCAAGTGGCAAAAAGCCTTTAACCGTATTGTGATTGTTTCTGATAGTGCCCACGCTTTGGGATCAACTTATAAGGGACAACCTGCTGGTTCTATCGCTGACTTCACTTCTTTCTCATTCCATGCTGTTAAGAACTTTACAACGGCAGAAGGTGGAAGTGCGACTTGGAAAGCCAATCCAGCGATTGATGACGAAGAGATGTACAAAGAATTCCAAATTCTTTCCCTTCACGGACAAACTAAGGATGCTCTTGCCAAGATGCAACTGGGTTCTTGGGAATACGATATCGTCACACCAGCCTACAAGTGCAATATGACCGATATCATGGCTTCCCTTGGTTTGGTACAATTGGACCGCTATCCAAGTTTGTTGCAACGTCGTAAGGACATCGTGGACCGCTATGATCGTGGTTTTGCAGGTTCTCGTATCCATCCATTGGCACATGAGACTGAAACTGTCGAATCTTCACGCCACCTCTACATCACCCATGTAGAAGGAGCAAGTTTAGAAGAGCGCAACCTCATCATCCAAGAATTGGCCAAAGCAGGAATTGCAAGTAATGTCCACTACAAACCACTTCCGCTCTTGACAGCTTATAAGAATCTTGGCTTTGATATGGCGAATTATCCTAAGGCCTATGCCTTCTTTGAAAATGAAATTACCCTCCCTCTTCACACTAAATTAAGCGATGAAGAAGTGGACTATATCATTGAGACTTTCAAAACAGTTTCTGAAAAAGTGCTAACTTTATCAAAAAAATCTTAA
- a CDS encoding tryptophan synthase subunit beta — MTTKGYFGQFGGSFVPEPIQALLDELEVTFEKYKDDPGFLAEFRHYLKDYSGRETPLYFAESLTEHLGGAKIYLKREDLNHLGSHKLNNVLGQILLAKRMGKKRVIAETGAGQHGVATAAAAAKFGMACDVYMGAEDVERQRLNVFRMEMMGATVHAVETGTRTLKDAVDAAFGAWMNDLEAFYVLGSAVGPHPYPTIVHEFQKVISEESRRQILEKEGRLPDYVIACVGGGSNAIGAFSQYVADEEVKLVGVEAAGHGLDTDKHAATMTKGSIGIVDGMKTYAVFKEDGELAPVYSISAGLDYPGVGPEHAYFKDSGRVEYVAATDEEAVQALLLLSKTEGIIPAIESSHAIAEAVKRAPKLSKDDIIIINVSGRGDKDVAAIADYLEAKK, encoded by the coding sequence ATGACAACTAAAGGTTATTTTGGACAATTTGGTGGTAGTTTCGTACCGGAGCCGATTCAGGCTTTGTTGGATGAGTTGGAAGTGACATTTGAAAAGTACAAAGATGATCCAGGGTTTTTGGCAGAATTTCGTCATTACTTAAAGGACTATTCAGGTCGCGAAACACCGCTCTATTTTGCAGAAAGTTTGACAGAGCACCTAGGTGGAGCTAAGATTTATCTCAAACGTGAAGACCTTAACCACCTTGGTTCTCACAAACTCAACAACGTTTTAGGACAAATTCTTTTGGCCAAACGTATGGGCAAAAAACGAGTAATCGCAGAAACAGGAGCTGGTCAGCACGGTGTTGCGACAGCAGCGGCTGCAGCCAAGTTTGGTATGGCCTGTGATGTCTACATGGGAGCAGAGGATGTGGAACGTCAACGTCTCAATGTTTTCCGTATGGAGATGATGGGAGCAACTGTTCACGCAGTTGAAACAGGGACTCGTACCCTCAAAGATGCTGTTGATGCAGCCTTTGGAGCATGGATGAATGACCTTGAAGCCTTCTATGTTCTGGGATCTGCTGTGGGTCCTCACCCATATCCAACCATTGTCCACGAGTTCCAAAAGGTCATCAGTGAAGAATCACGCCGTCAAATCTTAGAAAAAGAAGGACGCTTACCAGACTACGTTATTGCCTGTGTAGGTGGTGGCTCTAATGCCATCGGTGCTTTTTCACAGTATGTTGCTGATGAAGAAGTTAAATTGGTTGGGGTCGAAGCTGCTGGTCATGGACTTGACACAGACAAGCACGCAGCTACTATGACAAAAGGTAGTATCGGAATTGTTGATGGTATGAAGACCTATGCAGTCTTTAAGGAAGATGGAGAACTAGCTCCAGTTTACTCTATCTCAGCTGGATTGGACTATCCAGGGGTTGGCCCAGAACACGCCTACTTCAAAGATTCAGGTCGCGTAGAATATGTTGCAGCGACGGATGAAGAAGCTGTTCAGGCTCTCCTCCTTCTCAGCAAGACTGAAGGAATTATCCCGGCGATTGAAAGTTCGCACGCTATCGCAGAAGCAGTTAAACGTGCACCGAAACTAAGTAAAGACGACATTATCATCATCAATGTCTCTGGTCGTGGAGACAAGGATGTAGCTGCAATTGCGGACTACCTAGAAGCTAAAAAATAA